The genomic segment TCATAATTCCGGGCGGCAATCTTGGCAATATAAGTGCAATTGGTAAGGGTTTTATGATAATGAAGGATCTTTATATGATTAAAAAACTTCCAAGGTTGGTATGTGCTCAATCTGAAAAGGCAAATCCTCTATACAGAAGCTATTTGAAGAACTTCAAAGAATTTAAACCGATAAAGGCAAAGAAGACTCTTGCAAGCGCTATACAAATCGGCAACCCTGTGAGTGTAAAAAAAGCGATACAGACACTTATTGACTTTAACGGGATTGTAGAGGAGGCAAGCGAACAGGAGCTTGCAGATGCAGCAGCAATGGGTGATAGAACAGGACTTTTTAATTGTCCTCATACAGGTGTTGCATTGGCTGCTCTCATAAAGTTGGTTAAGAAGGGGGTAATCAAAAAGAAGGATAAGGTAGTTGTCATTTCAACGGCACACGGTTTGAAATTTACAGATTTCAAACGGAAATACCATGAAGACAAACTAAAAAATATAACACCAAATTTTCAAAACATTCCTGTAGAAGTTGAAGCAAAATACGAAAAGGTAAGAAGCACTATTTTAAAGTACATTGAGAAGAAGCAGAAAAAATCAATTCTTTGATCTTTCTTAATTTCTTTATCCTGATGAATTTAATATTCTTTCGAGAGAAGAGATAAACCTCTTGTTATCCTTAGCCGTTCCGATAGTTACCCTGATCGATGTTGGAAAATCATATCCCTTCATAGGCCTTACGATGACAGCAAGTTTTAGGAGTTTTAAGAAAATTTCATCGCAATCTGCTTTACAGTCAATAAGAATAAAATTAGCTTCAGTTGGCACAAAGTCAAGGTTCAGCTTTTCAAGCTCTTTGTAAAGAAAATCTTTTCCTGCTTCATTTACTTCAATGCTTCGATTTATATGTTCTTCATCTGAAAGTGCTGCAAGCGCTGCTGTTTGGGCTGCTGAATTGACATTGAAAGGTTGTCTAATTCTGTTTAATATGTCTATTATCTCTTCGCTAGCAATAGCATATCCTATTCTCAATCCTGCAAGACCGTATATTTTTGAAAATGTTCGCAAAATGACCAAATTTTTCCTGCGTGAGAAATGTTCGATAGAATTAGGATATTCTTCATCGGATACATATTCGGCATAAGCTTCGTCTAAGACTATTATTACATCTTCCGGCACAGAAAAGAGAAATTCTTCAAACTCATCTTCTTTTACGATTGTTCCTGTCGGGTTATTGGGATTGGCTATAAATATTATTCTGGTATCATCCCTCACTGCATTCAACATTGCCTTTAAGTCATGGGTATGATTTCGTAGAGGTACTATTATTTTTTCACCGCCTGTTGCCTGTACGAGCATCTTATAGACCATAAATGCTTGGTCTGCCATTACAGCGCTTACACCGGGTTTTATA from the Candidatus Schekmanbacteria bacterium genome contains:
- a CDS encoding histidinol-phosphate transaminase, with protein sequence MKKFVPDYILSITPYNPGKPIEEVEREFGIKDPVKLASNENPLGPSPKALNALKGYLKKASFYPDSHSYYLKQQLAAKFKVSENNIAVGNGSNELLEFLCRAFIKPGVSAVMADQAFMVYKMLVQATGGEKIIVPLRNHTHDLKAMLNAVRDDTRIIFIANPNNPTGTIVKEDEFEEFLFSVPEDVIIVLDEAYAEYVSDEEYPNSIEHFSRRKNLVILRTFSKIYGLAGLRIGYAIASEEIIDILNRIRQPFNVNSAAQTAALAALSDEEHINRSIEVNEAGKDFLYKELEKLNLDFVPTEANFILIDCKADCDEIFLKLLKLAVIVRPMKGYDFPTSIRVTIGTAKDNKRFISSLERILNSSG